Proteins encoded in a region of the Spiribacter sp. 1M189 genome:
- a CDS encoding ABC transporter ATP-binding protein codes for MEQAAIELRGIKKRFGELEVIKGIDLAARRGEVIALIGTSGSGKSTLLRCINLLEEPDEGEIIFDGEPLDLKRGRDGTLHPARRDQITRLRAGIGFVFQNFNLWPHMTVLENVIEAPVHVLGMPKKQALAEAETLLDKVGLGEKQQTYPAFLSGGQQQRAAIARTLAMRPAVILLDEPTSALDPELVGEVLGVIRQLAEEGRTMLIVTHEMRFARDVAHRVVFLHAGRIEEEGPPSRVFGNPHSERCRAFLATHLAEPQGETY; via the coding sequence ATGGAGCAGGCGGCCATCGAGTTGCGGGGGATCAAGAAGCGATTCGGTGAACTTGAGGTCATCAAGGGAATCGATCTCGCCGCAAGACGCGGTGAGGTCATCGCGCTGATCGGTACCAGTGGCTCCGGCAAGAGCACGCTGTTGCGATGCATCAACCTGCTCGAGGAGCCGGATGAAGGCGAGATCATCTTCGATGGTGAACCCCTTGATCTGAAACGGGGGCGAGACGGCACGCTCCATCCTGCCCGCCGTGACCAGATCACCCGCCTGCGGGCGGGCATCGGTTTCGTCTTCCAGAACTTCAACCTCTGGCCGCATATGACGGTGCTCGAGAATGTCATCGAGGCGCCTGTTCATGTTCTCGGCATGCCAAAGAAACAGGCGCTCGCCGAGGCAGAGACACTGCTCGATAAGGTCGGGCTGGGCGAAAAACAGCAGACGTATCCGGCGTTCCTCTCCGGCGGTCAGCAGCAGCGCGCCGCCATCGCCCGTACGCTTGCCATGCGCCCGGCCGTGATCCTCCTCGATGAGCCGACCTCAGCGCTGGATCCGGAGCTGGTGGGGGAGGTGTTAGGCGTGATCCGTCAGCTCGCCGAAGAAGGCCGCACCATGCTCATCGTGACCCACGAAATGCGCTTCGCCCGGGATGTCGCCCATCGAGTGGTGTTCCTGCATGCCGGGCGTATCGAAGAGGAGGGGCCGCCGTCCCGGGTATTCGGCAACCCTCACTCAGAACGCTGCCGCGCCTTTCTCGCCACGCATCTTGCAGAACCACAAGGAGAAACCTACTGA
- the ppk1 gene encoding polyphosphate kinase 1, translated as MEADDLNQPALYLNRQLSLLEFNRRVLAQAADTTNPLLERLKFLCIASSNMDEFFEIRVAGLRQAREMGVGQSGPDNRTPQQVLREISERAHALVEEQYRLLNDEVTPALAAAGIRFLRRNEWTADQQSWIRGYFETELLPILSPLGLDPAHPFPQVLNKSLNFIVSLEGKDAFGRSSGMAVVQAPRALPRIIQLPADLDGSAPYDFVFLSSIIHAHVTDLFPGMNATGCYQFRVTRNSDLYVDEEEVDDLLRAMEGELPSRRYGDAVRLEVAANCPEHMASFLLDEFELEPEALYQVNGPVNLNRLLAVCDLVDRPDLKYPGFTPGLPTELSHGGDIFKVMRRRDVLLHHPFESFAPVVELLRQAAQDPDVLAVKQTLYRTGPDSAVVDHLVAAAQAGKEVTVVVELRARFDEAANIGLANRLQEAGAHVVYGVVGHKTHAKMMLVVRREGRRLRHYVHLGTGNYHSRTARLYTDYGLLTANSAIGEDVHRVFLQLTSLGKVSALSHLLESPFTLHPGMIEKIGRERAHAEAGRSGRIIIKVNSLVEPKVIRALYAASQAGVQIDLIVRGMCCLRPGVAGVSDNIRVRSIIGRFLEHTRVFYFANDGEPELFCSSADWMERNFFRRVETAFPLLDSELRDRVIADLQTYLADNTQAWILDADGEYRRLAPSDGDEAVSAQTALLEGYGEGS; from the coding sequence ATGGAAGCCGACGATCTTAATCAGCCCGCCCTGTATCTCAACCGCCAGCTCAGCCTGCTGGAGTTCAACCGCCGGGTCCTGGCCCAGGCGGCCGATACGACCAACCCCCTGCTGGAGCGGTTGAAGTTTCTCTGCATCGCCAGTTCGAACATGGATGAGTTCTTCGAGATCCGCGTGGCGGGTCTGCGTCAGGCCCGGGAGATGGGCGTCGGCCAGAGCGGTCCGGACAATCGCACGCCGCAGCAGGTGCTACGGGAGATCAGCGAGCGGGCCCATGCCCTGGTCGAGGAGCAGTACCGCCTGCTCAACGATGAGGTCACCCCGGCGCTCGCCGCGGCCGGCATCCGCTTTCTGCGTCGCAATGAGTGGACCGCCGATCAGCAGAGCTGGATCCGCGGCTATTTCGAGACCGAACTCCTTCCCATTCTGAGCCCCCTCGGACTGGATCCAGCGCATCCGTTCCCGCAGGTGCTCAACAAAAGCCTGAACTTCATCGTCTCGCTCGAGGGCAAGGACGCCTTCGGCCGGAGCAGTGGCATGGCCGTGGTGCAGGCCCCCCGAGCCCTGCCCCGGATCATCCAGTTGCCGGCTGACCTCGATGGTAGTGCCCCCTACGACTTCGTCTTCCTGTCATCGATCATCCATGCCCATGTCACCGATCTGTTTCCGGGCATGAACGCCACCGGCTGTTACCAGTTCCGGGTCACGCGGAACTCCGATCTTTACGTCGACGAGGAAGAAGTGGACGACCTTCTGCGGGCGATGGAGGGCGAACTGCCCTCGCGACGCTACGGCGACGCGGTCCGCCTGGAGGTGGCGGCCAACTGCCCCGAACACATGGCGAGCTTCCTGCTCGACGAATTCGAGCTCGAACCAGAGGCCCTGTATCAGGTCAACGGACCGGTCAACCTCAACCGCCTGCTGGCGGTCTGTGACCTCGTCGACCGGCCGGACCTGAAGTATCCGGGCTTCACGCCGGGGCTGCCCACCGAACTGAGTCATGGCGGCGATATCTTCAAGGTCATGCGCCGACGCGATGTATTGCTGCATCACCCGTTCGAGTCCTTCGCCCCGGTGGTGGAGCTGCTACGCCAGGCGGCGCAGGATCCGGATGTGCTGGCGGTCAAGCAGACCCTCTACCGGACCGGCCCGGACTCCGCCGTGGTGGATCATCTGGTGGCAGCGGCTCAGGCCGGCAAGGAAGTGACCGTGGTGGTGGAGCTGCGCGCCCGCTTCGATGAGGCAGCCAATATCGGCCTGGCCAACCGCCTTCAGGAAGCCGGTGCCCATGTCGTCTACGGCGTCGTGGGACACAAGACCCACGCCAAGATGATGCTGGTGGTCCGCCGCGAGGGCCGTCGACTGCGCCACTACGTGCATCTTGGCACGGGCAACTACCACTCGCGCACCGCCCGGCTCTATACCGACTATGGCCTGCTCACCGCCAATAGCGCCATTGGCGAGGATGTCCATCGGGTTTTCCTGCAACTCACCAGCCTGGGCAAGGTCTCAGCGCTGAGCCATCTGCTGGAATCGCCCTTCACGCTGCACCCCGGCATGATCGAGAAGATCGGTCGCGAGCGGGCCCATGCCGAGGCGGGCCGCAGCGGACGGATCATCATCAAGGTCAACTCGCTGGTGGAACCCAAGGTCATCCGGGCACTCTATGCCGCCTCTCAGGCCGGCGTACAGATCGATCTGATCGTGCGCGGCATGTGCTGCCTGCGGCCCGGCGTAGCCGGCGTGAGCGACAATATCCGGGTTCGGTCGATCATCGGCCGCTTCCTGGAGCATACCCGGGTGTTCTACTTCGCCAATGATGGCGAACCGGAGCTTTTCTGCAGCTCCGCCGACTGGATGGAGCGCAATTTCTTCCGGCGCGTCGAAACCGCCTTCCCGTTGCTTGATAGCGAACTGCGGGATCGGGTCATTGCGGATCTGCAGACCTATCTCGCCGACAATACCCAGGCCTGGATTCTGGATGCCGACGGCGAGTATCGGCGGCTTGCACCGAGCGATGGCGACGAGGCCGTCAGCGCGCAGACAGCCCTGCTGGAGGGATACGGCGAAGGTAGCTGA
- a CDS encoding GNAT family N-acetyltransferase, with amino-acid sequence MDDINCLPPFSRTYDPVRYAYSSRVVFLEQWPMEPMPPSEPAQRWRPGLEDYLDAYHRVGNPWLWHGRLAMGEARIIADLADPAQQCWRVDAGGECAGFCELVYRNPLDAEILHFGLTPAARGHGLGGRLMRTVLTDALSRGTRRVWLHTCSEDSAEAVGFYQHAGFRIFGTRLEWVADPRSRGLLPAATGDGIHLPWSGEAAAAFSEAGGAD; translated from the coding sequence ATGGACGACATCAATTGCCTGCCCCCGTTTTCGCGAACATACGATCCGGTTCGCTATGCCTACAGCTCGCGGGTCGTTTTCCTCGAGCAATGGCCGATGGAGCCGATGCCGCCGTCCGAGCCCGCGCAACGCTGGCGCCCGGGACTGGAGGACTATCTCGACGCCTATCACCGTGTGGGCAATCCGTGGCTGTGGCACGGCCGGCTGGCCATGGGGGAGGCGCGCATCATCGCCGACCTCGCGGATCCCGCGCAGCAGTGCTGGCGGGTCGATGCCGGTGGCGAATGTGCCGGCTTCTGTGAGTTGGTCTATCGCAATCCGCTGGATGCAGAGATCCTGCATTTCGGACTGACACCCGCGGCACGGGGGCACGGGCTGGGTGGACGGCTGATGCGCACCGTCCTCACCGATGCCTTGTCCAGGGGGACCCGACGTGTCTGGCTGCACACCTGCAGCGAAGACTCAGCGGAGGCAGTCGGCTTTTACCAGCACGCCGGATTCCGCATCTTCGGGACGCGCCTTGAATGGGTGGCGGATCCGCGATCTCGCGGCCTCCTCCCCGCAGCGACCGGAGACGGCATCCATCTGCCCTGGTCCGGCGAGGCAGCGGCTGCCTTTAGCGAGGCTGGAGGTGCCGATTAA
- the ppx gene encoding exopolyphosphatase: protein MGSKEAESAVSVSDATEVAAVDLGSNSFHMIIARPEDNGLRMVDKLRESVRLAAGLDSDKRLSEAARERALACLERFGQRVRELPAGSVRAVGTNTLRQSRNARRFLREAEAALGHPIQIVSGYEEARLIYLGVAHSIADDDARRLVMDIGGGSTEFIIGEHFIPREMESLHMGCVSATRRHFPDGAITEERLRKAELAARRELEPIADRYRRLGWDRAIGASGTIRAIERCLRTNGWTESGIDPAGLDHLRRALVKAGHVDRLKLDGVNADRAEVLPGGFAVLMGAFRQLGLTRMEAADGALREGLLFDLIGRIRHEDVRSASILAMARRYHADSEQARRVATLAEYLRAEVADDWSLGGNAARDMLGWAAQVHEIGLDISHSQYHKHGEYIVRHSDLAGFSREEQLVLATLVRAHRRKFPRSAFRDLPEDWEKPAMRLAVLLRIAVGLHRARSDEPLPAVDLRASGRKLTVAFPARWLDENALVEADLGEEAAYLEAAGFRLKIERS, encoded by the coding sequence ATGGGCAGCAAGGAAGCCGAAAGCGCCGTATCCGTCAGCGATGCGACTGAAGTGGCAGCCGTTGATCTGGGATCGAACAGCTTCCATATGATCATCGCCCGTCCCGAGGACAATGGGCTCAGGATGGTCGACAAGCTACGCGAGTCGGTCCGCCTGGCGGCCGGCCTCGATTCTGACAAGCGGCTCTCCGAGGCGGCACGGGAGCGGGCGCTGGCCTGCCTGGAGCGTTTTGGACAACGCGTCAGGGAATTGCCGGCGGGTTCGGTGCGGGCGGTGGGGACCAACACCCTGCGCCAATCCCGCAATGCCCGCAGATTTCTCCGCGAGGCCGAAGCGGCGCTGGGTCATCCGATCCAAATCGTCTCCGGTTACGAGGAGGCACGCCTGATCTACCTGGGCGTGGCCCACAGCATCGCCGACGACGACGCCCGCCGGCTTGTCATGGATATCGGCGGGGGGAGTACCGAGTTCATCATCGGTGAGCACTTCATCCCGCGCGAGATGGAAAGCCTGCATATGGGCTGCGTGAGCGCCACCCGGCGGCATTTCCCTGATGGTGCGATCACCGAAGAGCGTCTTCGCAAGGCCGAGCTCGCCGCGCGTCGCGAGCTTGAACCCATCGCCGACCGTTACCGGCGCCTGGGCTGGGACCGAGCGATCGGGGCGTCCGGCACCATCCGCGCCATCGAACGATGCCTGCGGACGAATGGCTGGACTGAGAGCGGGATCGATCCGGCCGGTCTTGATCATCTGCGCCGCGCGCTGGTGAAGGCGGGGCATGTGGACCGGCTGAAACTCGATGGCGTCAACGCCGACCGCGCGGAAGTCCTGCCAGGGGGGTTCGCGGTCCTCATGGGCGCATTCCGCCAGCTCGGCCTGACCCGCATGGAAGCGGCGGACGGGGCGCTCCGTGAGGGGCTCCTGTTTGATCTCATCGGCCGTATCCGTCACGAGGATGTGCGCAGTGCCAGCATCCTCGCCATGGCGCGGCGCTATCACGCCGATTCCGAGCAGGCCCGGCGGGTCGCCACCCTGGCCGAGTATTTACGCGCCGAGGTCGCCGACGACTGGTCGCTGGGGGGTAACGCGGCCCGGGACATGCTGGGCTGGGCGGCGCAGGTGCATGAAATCGGCCTGGATATCTCCCACAGCCAGTATCACAAGCATGGCGAGTATATCGTCCGCCATAGCGACCTGGCGGGCTTCTCGCGCGAAGAGCAGCTGGTGCTGGCGACGCTGGTCCGGGCGCACCGGCGTAAATTCCCCCGGAGTGCCTTTCGCGATCTGCCGGAGGACTGGGAGAAACCGGCCATGCGGCTCGCCGTGCTGCTGCGAATTGCCGTGGGGCTGCACCGGGCGCGCAGCGACGAGCCCCTGCCAGCGGTGGATCTGCGGGCCTCTGGCCGCAAGCTCACCGTCGCCTTCCCGGCGCGCTGGCTTGACGAGAATGCGCTGGTGGAAGCGGATCTGGGCGAAGAGGCGGCCTATCTCGAAGCAGCCGGCTTTCGCTTGAAGATCGAGCGATCCTGA
- a CDS encoding ABC transporter substrate-binding protein encodes MFRQLSALLVGALLAVPVFAQDTIRIATEGAYPPFNFIDASGEVQGFDVEIANALCEEMDANCELVTQGWDGIIPGLIAGRYDAIIASMSITPERQEAVSFSEPYYSNKLQFIAPTDSEFGPADAAGSTVGAQRATIAAQWLEENVPDAEIRLYDTQENAYLDLESGRLDAVLADVYVSYEWLDSDEGAAYEFKGDPVYDDDKIAVAVRKDDQVLAERFSEAIEAIRADGTYQAINANYFPFDIY; translated from the coding sequence ATGTTCCGTCAACTCTCTGCCCTGCTGGTCGGCGCTCTGCTGGCCGTTCCGGTTTTTGCCCAGGACACCATCCGGATCGCCACCGAGGGGGCCTATCCTCCGTTCAACTTCATCGACGCCTCCGGCGAGGTGCAAGGCTTCGATGTCGAGATCGCCAACGCCCTCTGCGAGGAGATGGACGCCAACTGCGAGCTGGTCACGCAGGGCTGGGATGGCATCATTCCGGGCCTGATCGCCGGACGCTACGACGCCATCATCGCCTCCATGTCCATCACCCCCGAGCGTCAGGAGGCGGTCAGCTTCAGTGAGCCCTACTACTCCAACAAGCTGCAGTTCATCGCGCCCACGGACAGCGAATTCGGGCCCGCTGACGCAGCCGGCAGCACGGTGGGCGCACAGCGGGCCACCATTGCCGCCCAGTGGCTCGAGGAAAACGTGCCGGACGCCGAAATCCGCCTTTACGACACCCAGGAGAATGCCTACCTGGATCTGGAAAGTGGCCGCCTGGATGCCGTCCTTGCCGATGTCTATGTGAGCTATGAGTGGCTGGACAGTGACGAGGGTGCGGCCTACGAGTTCAAGGGTGATCCCGTCTACGATGATGACAAGATCGCCGTCGCGGTGCGCAAGGATGATCAGGTCCTCGCCGAGCGGTTCAGCGAGGCCATCGAGGCCATCCGTGCCGACGGCACCTACCAGGCCATCAACGCCAACTACTTCCCCTTCGACATCTACTGA
- a CDS encoding DUF2721 domain-containing protein: MDLTLGTPSLLFPAVSLLLLAYTNRFLALASLIRDLQAQYSSTQRHSLLAQIDNLRRRVHLIQYMQASGAASLLFCVASMFLIFGGMIVAAHWLFGASLVLMMLSLALSVREIWISVTALDIQLSEMESDQ, translated from the coding sequence ATGGATCTGACGCTGGGGACACCATCGCTGTTGTTCCCGGCGGTCTCCCTCCTCCTGCTGGCCTATACCAACCGCTTCCTCGCCCTCGCTTCCCTCATTCGGGATCTGCAGGCCCAGTACTCCAGTACACAGCGCCACAGCCTGCTGGCGCAGATCGATAATCTCCGCCGTCGGGTCCATCTGATCCAGTATATGCAGGCCAGCGGCGCTGCCAGCCTGTTATTCTGCGTCGCGAGCATGTTCCTGATTTTCGGCGGAATGATCGTCGCGGCCCACTGGCTTTTCGGTGCCAGCCTTGTACTGATGATGCTGTCGCTGGCGCTATCCGTGCGGGAGATCTGGATATCCGTGACCGCACTCGATATCCAGCTCTCGGAGATGGAGTCTGATCAGTGA
- a CDS encoding ABC transporter permease: MDLQGFGAQLASGTWITVQLALASMACAVVLGLLGASAKTAGPAPLRWLGTAYTGMVRGLPELLVILLVYFGAAMVVNQAASALGYTDYIELSPFVAGVIALAFNYGAYMTEVFRGALATIPRGHTEAGMALGMGRLRIFRRIVLPQVWRVALPASGNIFLALLKDTALVSVIGLEDLMRETAIAVGYSKQPFTFYLAAAFIYLGLTAVATLGIHWLERRTTHGMRTLSG, encoded by the coding sequence ATGGATCTCCAGGGATTTGGCGCGCAGCTCGCCTCGGGCACCTGGATCACGGTGCAGCTGGCACTTGCCAGCATGGCCTGCGCCGTGGTCCTGGGCTTGCTCGGGGCCAGCGCCAAGACCGCCGGGCCAGCGCCGCTGCGCTGGCTCGGTACGGCTTACACCGGAATGGTGCGGGGGCTGCCCGAGCTGCTGGTCATCCTGCTGGTCTATTTCGGGGCGGCCATGGTGGTCAACCAGGCCGCCTCGGCACTCGGCTACACCGATTATATTGAGCTCTCGCCGTTCGTTGCCGGCGTGATCGCGCTGGCGTTCAATTACGGCGCCTATATGACCGAGGTGTTTCGGGGGGCACTGGCGACCATTCCCCGGGGCCATACCGAAGCCGGCATGGCACTGGGGATGGGACGCCTGCGGATTTTCCGCCGCATCGTCCTGCCCCAGGTCTGGCGGGTGGCGCTGCCGGCGAGCGGCAATATCTTCCTTGCCCTGCTCAAGGACACCGCCCTCGTGTCGGTGATCGGTCTTGAGGACCTTATGCGCGAGACGGCCATCGCCGTGGGCTACAGCAAGCAGCCGTTCACCTTTTACCTGGCGGCCGCGTTCATCTATCTGGGTCTCACCGCGGTGGCGACATTGGGCATCCATTGGCTGGAGCGTCGCACGACGCACGGCATGAGGACGCTCAGCGGATGA
- a CDS encoding GGDEF domain-containing protein, which yields MNASLGLLLPTEDPRQSLRVRRFLLAATVYALAVALMGLYVRQGLLSSPEWQLLSLVILLVNVGLYALLRSGRNERFADPSLTGVQMFLVCLIMGLTMYLLDGGRGGLLLLFLVLLMFGVLRLNARQFTALGGFALLCYAVAVGAVWQQRPEDFNAQVELLHLVALSTLVPCGGFFASHISRLRRLLRERQIDLQRAREEVHDLRVLDPLTGISNRSAIIAFLEQESRRAERLGQPLSVLLLDLRQFKRINREFGHRTGDEILREVARRLRRCVRDIDGLGRYGGEEFLIVLPDTPEEDAIRLGGRLSECIQGQRFSQLPARQRMRCAMGVSPVRQSDEDIWQVIERARAESETTEA from the coding sequence GTGAATGCCTCGCTGGGGCTGCTACTGCCCACCGAAGACCCGCGCCAGTCTCTGCGCGTCCGTCGTTTCCTGCTGGCGGCCACCGTGTATGCCCTCGCCGTGGCGCTCATGGGGCTTTACGTGCGTCAGGGGCTGTTGTCGTCTCCGGAATGGCAGCTGCTGAGCCTGGTCATCCTGCTGGTCAATGTGGGGCTCTATGCCCTTTTGCGCAGCGGTCGTAACGAGCGCTTCGCGGATCCCAGCCTGACCGGTGTGCAGATGTTTCTGGTCTGTCTGATCATGGGGCTGACCATGTATCTGCTCGATGGCGGCCGCGGCGGGCTGCTGCTGCTTTTCCTGGTGCTGCTCATGTTCGGTGTGCTGCGACTCAACGCTCGCCAGTTCACCGCCCTCGGGGGGTTTGCGCTGCTCTGCTATGCCGTCGCCGTGGGCGCGGTATGGCAGCAACGCCCGGAAGATTTTAATGCCCAGGTGGAGTTGCTGCATCTGGTGGCCCTCAGCACGCTGGTCCCATGCGGTGGCTTTTTTGCCAGCCATATCAGCCGCCTGCGTCGGTTGCTGCGGGAGCGGCAGATTGATCTGCAGCGGGCGCGCGAGGAGGTCCATGACCTGCGGGTGCTTGATCCGCTCACCGGCATCAGTAACCGCAGCGCCATCATCGCCTTCCTTGAGCAGGAGAGCAGGCGCGCCGAGCGGTTGGGTCAGCCCCTTTCGGTACTGCTGCTGGATCTGCGGCAGTTCAAGCGCATCAATCGCGAGTTCGGCCATCGCACCGGCGACGAAATCCTGCGTGAGGTGGCCCGGCGCCTGCGCCGTTGTGTCCGCGACATCGATGGGCTCGGCCGTTATGGCGGCGAGGAATTCCTGATCGTTCTGCCGGATACGCCCGAGGAAGACGCCATCAGGCTCGGTGGGCGTCTCAGCGAGTGCATCCAGGGGCAGCGTTTCTCTCAGCTGCCGGCACGCCAGCGCATGCGATGTGCCATGGGCGTCAGTCCGGTGCGGCAATCCGATGAGGATATCTGGCAGGTGATCGAGCGGGCACGCGCCGAGAGTGAGACAACGGAGGCCTGA
- a CDS encoding ABC transporter permease, with the protein MNWQVMIDSLPALAEGAMVTLELVVISGVFGVLLAVPMAMARVSPRPWLRALPLAHIYFFRGTPLLVQIYLVYYGLGQFEAVRDSLLWPYLREAYWCAIIAFTLNTSAYTAEILRGAIQSVPRGEIEAAEAVGMSPALIWRRIRLPRAFRIALPAYSNEVILMLKGSALASTITLMDLTGVARTIIARTYTPVELFLAAGLLYVLLAFLILGGFRLVERRLNRHLQPR; encoded by the coding sequence ATGAACTGGCAGGTCATGATCGATAGCCTGCCGGCGCTGGCCGAGGGCGCCATGGTCACCCTGGAGCTGGTGGTCATCTCGGGGGTCTTCGGGGTGCTGCTGGCGGTGCCCATGGCCATGGCGAGGGTGTCGCCACGTCCCTGGTTGCGGGCGCTGCCCCTGGCACATATCTATTTCTTTCGCGGAACGCCGCTGCTGGTGCAGATCTATCTGGTCTACTACGGGCTGGGTCAGTTCGAGGCGGTGCGTGATTCGCTGCTCTGGCCTTATCTTCGCGAGGCGTACTGGTGCGCCATCATCGCCTTTACGTTGAACACCTCCGCCTACACCGCGGAAATCCTTCGGGGTGCCATCCAGTCGGTACCGCGCGGTGAGATCGAGGCGGCCGAGGCGGTTGGCATGAGCCCGGCGCTCATCTGGCGTCGCATCCGGTTGCCGCGTGCATTCCGCATTGCCCTGCCGGCGTACAGCAACGAGGTCATCCTCATGCTCAAGGGCAGTGCCCTTGCCAGCACCATCACCCTGATGGACCTGACCGGGGTGGCACGGACCATCATCGCGCGGACCTATACCCCGGTGGAGCTGTTTCTCGCCGCCGGTCTGCTCTATGTTTTGCTGGCCTTCCTCATTCTCGGCGGCTTCCGCCTGGTCGAGCGACGCCTTAATCGGCACCTCCAGCCTCGCTAA
- a CDS encoding ExeM/NucH family extracellular endonuclease produces MCTARSNVVRHCPRSLAAAWRLLIIASVVVAGASGGAMAASMACGEPGTTSISRVRGLDGPPVAEGKPVMVEATVTASFPGDHSLDGFYLQSRQPAAGIFVYAPDIDAQDAPRPGERWRIEAYTGRYRGQIQLEMLESRRFCGAGEVHPALLDSGSPDVYAGLRDRLVTIRGPLHVAEVYNLGRYGSLALARGGRPFHPNNGVDGGRRLDLLLDDGSYRRDPRPVPHTDSAGVRRAGDRVGDITGILAHAFGRWRIHPVTEPEFAPGNPRPPAPPASTGLRALQLNLRNYFTDREGRGPSTEAGFSRQRERLRQVIRRLDADLLALHEIQNHPAAVDDLLALLNAGQPPAKHYRQTLAARSDAVIRSVLLYRPQRLTLADSDRHVASVHPRDPVTGRFRTESGGLLRIVAAHFKSRGGCPDAGDLDRGEGCWAERRLHQSRALMDWLAETQASEGGVAAPTLILADFNAYAQEAAITVWREAGFIDLLARAVPPDQRYTYNYRGLAGYLDHALATSSLLSRLDGVHVWHINADEPAYLAGEASDIWRSSDHDPMVIDLDWPVP; encoded by the coding sequence ATGTGCACCGCGCGGTCTAACGTCGTGCGGCACTGCCCGCGTAGCCTCGCCGCCGCATGGCGCCTGCTGATCATCGCATCGGTCGTGGTTGCGGGCGCCAGCGGAGGCGCCATGGCGGCGTCGATGGCCTGCGGCGAGCCCGGTACTACATCCATCAGTCGGGTCCGCGGCCTGGATGGTCCGCCGGTGGCGGAGGGTAAGCCGGTAATGGTGGAGGCGACGGTTACCGCAAGCTTCCCCGGGGATCACAGCCTGGATGGTTTCTACCTGCAGTCGAGACAGCCGGCGGCCGGGATTTTCGTCTACGCGCCCGATATCGATGCCCAGGATGCGCCACGCCCGGGGGAGCGCTGGCGGATCGAGGCCTATACCGGCCGCTACCGGGGCCAGATTCAGTTGGAGATGCTCGAGTCGAGGCGATTCTGTGGCGCCGGGGAGGTTCATCCGGCCCTGCTCGACTCCGGGAGTCCAGACGTCTATGCCGGGTTGCGCGATCGGCTTGTCACGATCCGCGGCCCGCTGCACGTCGCCGAGGTCTACAACCTCGGGCGCTATGGCAGTCTTGCGCTCGCGCGCGGCGGGCGGCCGTTTCACCCTAATAACGGCGTCGATGGCGGACGTCGACTTGATCTGCTGCTCGATGATGGAAGCTACCGTCGCGACCCAAGGCCCGTGCCGCATACCGATTCGGCCGGTGTGCGGCGGGCCGGGGATCGAGTCGGGGATATCACCGGCATTCTTGCGCATGCGTTCGGTCGCTGGCGAATCCATCCCGTGACGGAGCCGGAATTTGCGCCAGGCAATCCACGCCCACCGGCGCCACCCGCGTCGACAGGCCTGCGAGCCCTGCAGCTGAATCTGCGCAATTATTTCACTGACCGGGAGGGTCGCGGTCCATCGACCGAGGCCGGTTTCTCCCGCCAGCGCGAAAGACTACGGCAGGTGATCCGGCGGCTGGACGCCGATCTGCTGGCGCTGCATGAAATCCAGAACCATCCGGCCGCCGTCGATGATCTGCTCGCGCTTTTGAATGCCGGTCAGCCGCCCGCGAAGCACTATCGCCAGACGCTTGCCGCGCGAAGCGATGCGGTCATTCGCAGCGTGCTGCTGTACCGGCCGCAGCGGCTGACCCTGGCGGATAGTGACCGACACGTGGCAAGCGTGCACCCGCGTGATCCGGTCACCGGGCGATTCCGTACGGAATCCGGCGGGTTGCTGCGCATCGTGGCGGCGCATTTCAAGTCCCGGGGTGGATGCCCGGATGCCGGCGACCTCGATCGGGGAGAAGGCTGCTGGGCCGAGCGTCGTCTGCATCAGAGCCGGGCATTGATGGACTGGCTGGCTGAGACGCAGGCATCGGAGGGCGGGGTGGCCGCACCGACCCTGATCCTCGCCGACTTCAATGCCTACGCGCAGGAGGCGGCCATCACGGTCTGGCGTGAGGCCGGATTCATCGATCTGCTGGCGCGGGCGGTACCACCCGACCAGCGCTATACCTATAACTATCGCGGGCTGGCTGGTTATCTTGATCATGCCCTTGCCACATCGTCTCTGCTGTCGCGGCTCGATGGCGTGCATGTCTGGCATATCAATGCCGATGAACCGGCCTACCTGGCGGGCGAGGCTTCGGATATCTGGCGATCATCCGATCATGATCCGATGGTCATTGATCTGGACTGGCCGGTCCCCTGA